Proteins from a genomic interval of Methanofollis formosanus:
- the dnaK gene encoding molecular chaperone DnaK yields MSDQKIIGIDLGTSNSQAAVMIGGKPTIVPSAEGATWAGKMFPSYVAFTKEGQVLVGEPARRQAVTNPEGTVMAAKRKMGTDHLYRIRGTDYTPQQISAFLLKKIRRDAEAFLGEPVSKAVITVPAYFDDNQRTATKDAGTIAGLEVVRLINEPTAASMAYGLDKGGEQKILVFDFGGGTLDVTVMEFGEGTFRVLATAGDTHLGGTDMDDAVIDWIADEFKKQEGIDLREDRIAVQRLREAGERAKIELSAVLETEINLPYITGGAAGPKHLVMKLTRAKLEGLVGPIIERCVAPFDRALADANLTTDEIGKVILVGGPTRMPVVRRFVEEKTGRPPEHGVDPMECVAVGAAVQGAILAGEITDMVLLDVTPLTLGIETIGHVRTALIPRNTTVPTRTSQIFTTAADLQTAVTVNVLQGERPMAQDDTSLGQFNLVGIPPAPRGVPQIEVTFDIDASGILKVSAQDRATGKEQQMTITASTKLPDAEVDRMVKEAEEYEAEDQRRRDEAEVRNEADALVYTAEKTLAELGERMGSGPRVKVEGALADLKSALAGKEMDAVRAGLERLRAVLQEAGRVIYQEAAAAPGQGGGTVYDAEYRMKDAK; encoded by the coding sequence ATGTCAGACCAGAAGATCATCGGGATCGATCTCGGGACCTCGAACAGTCAGGCGGCGGTGATGATCGGCGGGAAACCGACGATCGTCCCGTCCGCGGAGGGGGCGACCTGGGCGGGGAAGATGTTCCCGTCGTACGTCGCCTTCACGAAAGAAGGACAGGTGCTCGTCGGTGAACCGGCCCGCCGGCAGGCGGTCACCAACCCGGAAGGAACGGTGATGGCGGCAAAGCGGAAGATGGGGACCGACCATCTCTACCGGATCCGCGGGACCGACTACACGCCCCAGCAGATCTCCGCCTTCCTCCTCAAAAAGATCAGACGGGACGCCGAAGCCTTCCTGGGCGAACCGGTGAGCAAGGCGGTGATCACCGTGCCCGCCTACTTCGACGACAACCAGCGGACGGCGACGAAGGACGCCGGGACCATCGCGGGCCTGGAGGTGGTGCGGCTCATCAACGAACCGACCGCCGCCTCGATGGCCTACGGCCTGGACAAAGGGGGCGAGCAGAAGATCCTGGTCTTCGACTTCGGCGGCGGCACCCTGGACGTCACGGTGATGGAGTTCGGGGAGGGGACGTTCCGGGTGCTCGCGACCGCGGGCGACACCCATCTCGGCGGCACCGACATGGACGACGCGGTCATCGACTGGATCGCCGACGAGTTCAAGAAGCAGGAGGGGATCGACCTGCGCGAAGACCGGATCGCCGTGCAGCGCCTGAGGGAGGCGGGGGAGCGGGCGAAGATCGAACTCTCGGCCGTCCTTGAGACCGAGATCAACCTCCCGTACATCACCGGCGGGGCGGCGGGGCCAAAGCACCTGGTGATGAAACTGACCCGCGCAAAACTCGAAGGCCTGGTCGGGCCCATCATCGAGCGGTGCGTCGCCCCCTTCGACCGGGCCCTCGCCGACGCAAACCTGACGACCGATGAGATCGGGAAGGTGATCCTGGTCGGCGGCCCGACCAGGATGCCGGTCGTCAGGCGGTTCGTCGAGGAGAAGACCGGACGACCCCCCGAGCACGGCGTCGACCCGATGGAGTGCGTCGCCGTCGGGGCGGCGGTCCAGGGGGCGATCCTGGCCGGCGAGATCACCGACATGGTCCTCCTCGACGTCACCCCGCTCACCCTCGGGATCGAGACCATCGGCCATGTCAGGACCGCCCTCATCCCGCGCAACACCACCGTCCCGACCAGGACGAGCCAGATCTTCACCACCGCCGCCGACCTCCAGACCGCAGTGACCGTCAACGTCCTCCAGGGCGAACGCCCGATGGCGCAGGACGACACGAGCCTTGGTCAGTTCAACCTCGTCGGCATCCCCCCGGCACCGCGGGGCGTCCCGCAGATCGAGGTCACCTTCGACATCGACGCCTCCGGGATCCTCAAGGTCTCGGCGCAGGACCGCGCCACCGGCAAAGAGCAGCAGATGACCATCACCGCCTCGACCAAACTCCCTGATGCCGAGGTGGACCGGATGGTGAAGGAGGCGGAGGAGTACGAGGCCGAGGACCAGAGACGACGGGACGAAGCGGAGGTGAGAAACGAGGCCGACGCCCTCGTCTACACCGCGGAGAAGACCCTCGCCGAACTGGGAGAGCGGATGGGTTCGGGGCCGAGGGTAAAGGTCGAGGGAGCCCTCGCCGACCTGAAGAGCGCCCTTGCCGGGAAGGAAATGGACGCGGTCAGGGCCGGCCTAGAGAGACTTCGGGCCGTCCTCCAGGAGGCCGGGAGGGTCATCTACCAGGAGGCGGCCGCAGCGCCGGGCCAGGGCGGGGGGACGGTCTACGACGCCGAGTACCGGATGAAGGACGCGAAGTAA
- a CDS encoding alpha/beta fold hydrolase, whose amino-acid sequence MNEKNELPDVGYVTANGIRIGYREYGSGAPLLMITGYTGRMADWDPRIITALAAGFRVIVFDNRGMGETGADGRPFSIELFAEDTRAFLDALGIARVHLCGHSMGSFVAQELAIRYPERVDGLVLVSTLPAIEPRRHAALTAFLGEIAEDTAPVDLTLRRLYGAAYAARHPELAAYLRKNLEFLHTSGLFDPASIRGQRQAILSWPGSVGRLDRIRADTLVLVGTDDELSPPEDAFRVAAGIPGCWLVQVRGAGHDLFFQAPDLCAAAIRLFLTSLELTPRPTHTPGESATRPPPPPSP is encoded by the coding sequence ATGAACGAGAAAAATGAACTGCCCGACGTCGGGTACGTGACGGCGAACGGGATCAGGATCGGCTACCGGGAGTACGGGAGCGGCGCACCCCTGCTCATGATCACGGGATACACGGGAAGGATGGCCGACTGGGATCCCCGGATCATCACGGCCCTCGCCGCGGGCTTCAGGGTGATCGTCTTCGACAACCGCGGCATGGGGGAGACGGGTGCCGACGGGAGGCCTTTCTCCATCGAACTCTTCGCGGAAGACACCCGCGCCTTCCTCGACGCCCTCGGGATCGCGCGGGTGCATCTCTGCGGCCACTCGATGGGATCGTTCGTCGCGCAGGAACTCGCGATCCGCTACCCCGAGCGGGTGGACGGACTCGTCCTCGTCTCGACCCTCCCTGCGATCGAACCCCGTCGGCACGCCGCCCTCACGGCATTCCTCGGCGAGATCGCGGAGGACACCGCCCCGGTCGACCTCACCCTCAGGAGACTGTACGGGGCGGCGTACGCGGCCCGTCACCCGGAACTGGCCGCGTACCTCAGGAAGAACCTGGAGTTTCTGCACACCTCCGGCCTCTTCGATCCCGCATCGATACGCGGGCAGCGGCAGGCGATCCTCTCGTGGCCGGGAAGCGTCGGACGCCTGGACCGGATCAGGGCGGACACGCTGGTCCTCGTCGGGACCGACGACGAACTCAGCCCGCCGGAGGATGCGTTCCGGGTGGCGGCCGGGATACCGGGGTGCTGGCTCGTCCAGGTCCGCGGGGCGGGGCACGACCTCTTCTTCCAGGCCCCGGACCTCTGCGCCGCGGCGATCAGGCTGTTTCTCACCTCGCTCGAACTCACGCCTCGTCCCACTCATACCCCCGGCGAAAGCGCGACCCGTCCTCCTCCACCGCCTTCCCCATGA
- a CDS encoding phosphoribosyltransferase: protein MIPESFTCDLVGWDRSVVLSRALAAKVKAAGYRPDLVIAIGRGGYVPARIVCDRLLIDTLTSIKIEHWGVAARKKKEAVVRYPLATDVGDLSVLIVDDITDTGETLQRAVWYVEEFGPREVRTGVLQHKHTSSFDPDYYAEYLAGWRWVVYPWALHEDLTGFTEKVLLEEPLTTTEIRAALANRYEIRAGEDEVAEALADLLVMGKAVEEDGSRFRRGYEWDEA, encoded by the coding sequence ATGATCCCCGAATCATTCACCTGCGACCTGGTGGGATGGGACCGATCGGTCGTTCTCTCCCGTGCCCTCGCGGCGAAGGTGAAGGCCGCCGGCTACCGCCCCGACCTCGTGATCGCCATCGGCCGCGGCGGGTATGTCCCGGCCAGGATCGTCTGCGACCGTCTCCTGATCGACACCCTGACCAGCATCAAGATCGAGCACTGGGGGGTTGCGGCGAGAAAGAAGAAGGAAGCGGTGGTCCGCTACCCGCTCGCGACCGATGTCGGAGACCTTTCGGTGCTCATCGTCGACGACATCACCGACACCGGCGAGACCCTCCAGCGTGCGGTCTGGTACGTGGAGGAGTTCGGGCCGCGGGAGGTGAGGACCGGCGTGCTCCAGCACAAGCACACCTCATCCTTCGATCCCGACTATTATGCCGAGTATCTTGCCGGATGGCGGTGGGTGGTCTATCCCTGGGCGCTCCACGAGGACCTGACCGGCTTCACCGAGAAGGTGCTCCTGGAAGAGCCCCTCACCACGACGGAGATCAGGGCGGCGCTCGCCAACCGGTATGAGATCAGGGCCGGCGAGGATGAGGTCGCGGAGGCCCTCGCCGACCTGCTGGTCATGGGGAAGGCGGTGGAGGAGGACGGGTCGCGCTTTCGCCGGGGGTATGAGTGGGACGAGGCGTGA
- a CDS encoding DUF3089 domain-containing protein: MTKITHSLIPLIVLMGVCFIFTSGCTGGEPSPPADDSPPADVVGPGQDPNYADSYYWLSLPSAEKAVDVFYVYPTVSSNATGFMDVTGDEERALAQGIFTAQASVYEPHANVFAPYYRQMSTQVKMDEGSLATDTKEFKRGAADVQEAFDYYIANLNDGRPFIIAGHSQGTMALIELIKNRFGDDDDLRNRLVAAYLIGYTVTDADLEAAGLTAAEGANDTGVVVTYNTQSPTSAGGPMLMPGAHCINPLTWTTDDTYAPASENLGARFYNDSTGAFLREVEHYCDARIDPGTGALTTTIPAGEDLDIGPYSEGVYHRYDYAFWYRNLEQNVGDRIDAFEKKT; the protein is encoded by the coding sequence ATGACAAAGATCACTCACTCTTTGATTCCTCTCATCGTACTGATGGGAGTTTGTTTCATTTTTACCAGCGGTTGTACAGGCGGAGAACCGTCTCCTCCGGCAGATGATTCGCCTCCGGCGGACGTGGTCGGTCCTGGTCAGGACCCGAACTACGCCGATTCGTATTACTGGCTCTCGCTGCCGTCCGCAGAGAAAGCGGTGGACGTCTTTTATGTGTACCCGACGGTCAGCAGCAATGCCACCGGGTTCATGGATGTGACCGGCGACGAGGAACGGGCGCTGGCGCAGGGAATTTTCACGGCGCAGGCAAGCGTGTACGAACCGCACGCCAACGTCTTCGCTCCGTACTACCGGCAGATGTCGACGCAGGTGAAGATGGACGAGGGTTCGCTTGCGACCGACACGAAAGAATTCAAACGGGGTGCGGCCGACGTGCAGGAGGCCTTCGACTATTATATCGCCAACCTCAACGACGGTCGTCCGTTCATCATCGCAGGCCACAGTCAGGGGACGATGGCATTGATCGAACTGATCAAGAACCGTTTCGGCGACGACGACGATCTCCGGAACCGTCTGGTCGCGGCATACCTCATCGGCTACACCGTCACCGACGCCGACCTCGAAGCGGCGGGACTGACGGCGGCGGAGGGCGCGAACGACACCGGCGTCGTGGTCACCTACAACACGCAGTCGCCGACCTCCGCGGGCGGTCCGATGCTGATGCCCGGCGCACATTGCATCAACCCGCTCACCTGGACGACCGACGATACCTATGCGCCCGCCTCGGAGAACCTGGGCGCACGCTTCTACAACGACTCGACCGGCGCGTTCCTCCGCGAGGTGGAACACTACTGCGACGCACGGATCGATCCCGGGACCGGGGCGCTCACGACGACGATCCCGGCGGGCGAGGATCTGGATATCGGTCCATATTCAGAGGGCGTGTACCACCGCTACGACTACGCGTTCTGGTACCGGAACCTGGAGCAGAATGTCGGCGATAGGATCGATGCGTTCGAGAAGAAGACATGA
- a CDS encoding DUF3089 domain-containing protein, protein MTQTGRTDERTSSLEDLRGKELGVPVTLPPFDPGRDVPDAPDYADPESWLSLPAHFTTENQPVDVFWVYPTVLSDESTYLMDIRDPRLREKAEWTIVEQASIFDGQANIYAPYYRQNNVKINPLMLTDARPIFDLGQRDIVAAFAYFMEHFNKGERPIILAAHSQGSVRVVELSKDGELLTGDPAALEKLVAAYVIGYSITPADLEKNPLIKVGTSATETGCFITYNTVSDEEGKETEAPTVIPGTFVVNPLTWRTDTAFAPASANLGAAFFRHEDPEHPVRHPHFAAAQVKGNALVVTDVSHPEELPATSVTFPPGVYHMYDYAIFYENLRENVKDRIRSYFSTG, encoded by the coding sequence ATGACGCAGACCGGACGTACGGACGAAAGGACTTCGTCCCTGGAGGATCTGCGCGGAAAAGAGCTCGGGGTGCCGGTCACCCTGCCCCCCTTCGATCCGGGGAGGGACGTGCCTGACGCCCCCGACTACGCGGACCCGGAGAGCTGGCTCTCCCTGCCTGCCCACTTCACCACGGAAAACCAGCCGGTGGATGTCTTCTGGGTCTACCCGACCGTTCTTTCGGACGAGTCGACCTATCTGATGGACATACGCGATCCCCGCCTGCGGGAGAAGGCTGAATGGACCATCGTCGAGCAGGCGAGCATATTCGACGGGCAGGCGAATATTTACGCACCCTATTACCGGCAGAACAACGTGAAGATCAACCCGCTGATGCTGACTGATGCACGGCCGATCTTCGATCTGGGACAGCGCGATATCGTCGCGGCCTTTGCGTATTTCATGGAGCACTTCAATAAAGGGGAGAGGCCGATCATTCTGGCGGCGCACAGCCAGGGTTCGGTCAGGGTCGTCGAACTCTCGAAGGACGGAGAACTGCTCACCGGCGATCCCGCCGCGCTGGAAAAACTCGTGGCGGCGTATGTCATCGGGTATTCGATCACGCCGGCCGACCTGGAGAAAAATCCGCTGATAAAGGTCGGCACGAGTGCGACGGAGACAGGATGTTTCATCACCTACAACACCGTCTCGGACGAGGAAGGGAAGGAGACTGAGGCCCCGACGGTGATCCCCGGAACGTTCGTGGTGAACCCGCTGACCTGGAGGACCGACACCGCCTTCGCACCCGCGTCCGCCAATCTCGGCGCGGCATTCTTCAGGCACGAGGATCCCGAGCACCCGGTCAGGCACCCGCACTTCGCGGCGGCACAGGTGAAGGGCAATGCGCTGGTGGTCACGGACGTCTCCCATCCCGAAGAGTTGCCGGCGACGAGTGTCACCTTCCCGCCGGGGGTGTACCATATGTACGACTACGCGATCTTTTACGAGAACTTAAGAGAGAATGTGAAAGACCGCATTCGGTCCTATTTCAGTACAGGATAG
- a CDS encoding nucleotidyltransferase family protein, which yields MHRIVAEKIPEITEICRTHRVKTLELFGSAAGEGFDPGTSDLDFVVEFEAMALAEHADAYLDLARDLEALFARPVDVVEMAPIKNPYFRKAVEESRVPLYAAP from the coding sequence ATGCACCGGATCGTCGCAGAAAAAATACCGGAGATAACAGAGATCTGCAGGACGCACCGCGTCAAAACGCTCGAACTCTTCGGGTCGGCGGCCGGGGAGGGGTTCGACCCCGGTACGAGCGACCTCGATTTTGTCGTCGAGTTCGAGGCCATGGCGCTGGCCGAACACGCCGACGCCTATCTCGACCTCGCCCGCGACCTCGAAGCACTCTTCGCCCGTCCCGTCGACGTGGTGGAGATGGCGCCCATCAAAAATCCCTATTTCAGAAAAGCAGTGGAAGAGTCCAGGGTCCCTCTGTATGCCGCCCCATGA
- a CDS encoding HepT-like ribonuclease domain-containing protein: MLRSAVERQFEIIGEALNQAVKRYPALKDEIPDASRIISFRNRLIHGYATVSDEVVWGIVEKYLPPLRKQVKMMLDEGSS, translated from the coding sequence ATGCTCCGCTCCGCAGTTGAGCGCCAGTTCGAGATCATCGGGGAAGCGCTGAACCAGGCGGTCAAAAGATATCCCGCTCTGAAAGATGAGATCCCCGACGCTTCCCGCATCATATCGTTCAGGAACCGGCTCATCCACGGGTATGCCACGGTCTCGGACGAGGTCGTGTGGGGTATCGTCGAAAAGTACCTGCCTCCTCTCCGAAAGCAGGTGAAGATGATGCTGGACGAAGGATCGTCCTGA
- a CDS encoding kelch repeat-containing protein yields MNNYPKNNPVRIFCTFIVAFLLLVGTGSAAAPVADFTAMPTEGVAPLTVAFADASDGDPAGRAWFFGDEDYTQAWTPLPDAGWSARSFPATVALPDGTIVLMGGREWPAYTNDTWQSTDGGRTWIEVNASSGWTARSGHTAVALPDGTIVLMGGFDGIAEQNDTWVSTDRGVTWEQVNASSGWTARQAHTAVALPDGSVVLMGGCDDTGFLNDVWRSEDGGVTWTKLPDAGWSKRMYPESVAMPDGSILLMGGSSGGPTGGLRNDVWRSEDGGRTWTELPRAGWSERMQPRSVALADGSVLLMGGYDGGCTNDIWRSTDDGATWTRVPDAGWTGRSGHTAVALPDGSVVVMGGYDGTDRNDVWQFRPAGSTDQDPTHTYEAAGTYTVTLRAFNAGGYTRATREITATAPVAPTAAFTGTPLSGTAPLTVAFTDTSTGDPTGRTWFFGDEDYTEEWTPLPDAAWPARICFSSVATPDGTIIIMGGWDETTNLNDVWRSADGGETWTKARDARWSARSHHAGVALPDGSIVLMGGSDTASRNDTWISIDKGMTWTLQNASSGWTARGDSAAVALPDGSIVLMGGSDPQWKNDTWISTDRGATWTLQNASSGWTGRIFHSSVAMPDGSIILTGGLDGTARLNDTWRSTDGGVTWTLMNASSGWAGRTSHSMVAMPDGSVLLMGGWNGTPLHDVWRSEDNGATWTRLPDAAWSGRYYHAGVALPDGSVVVMGGTDNDASLNDVWRLTPAGSTDQNPSHTYTTPGTYTVTLQAFNAGGYTRATGTVTVRAPSSGGGDDDDSWTAPAAQSLTTRDVTVSGRSAVSRVNVTGTGISGIIVTGTVRSSPGSGVPPAPGSVFEYVDLVPARYTNITGATVTFTVPVAWLEEHRLSPTDVVLYHYANATWTALPTTVGATADGQVGFTATSPGFSLYAISGVAEVPAEPTTIPTPAATASPATPVTTAEETTAVPMTQQAAPALPLAAIAVGGGFLLRRRRMRRQ; encoded by the coding sequence ATGAACAATTACCCCAAGAACAACCCTGTACGGATATTTTGTACATTTATTGTGGCATTTTTGCTTCTTGTCGGCACGGGAAGCGCTGCCGCACCTGTGGCAGATTTCACCGCCATGCCGACGGAGGGCGTCGCCCCCCTCACCGTCGCCTTCGCCGACGCCTCCGACGGCGATCCGGCCGGGCGTGCGTGGTTCTTCGGCGACGAGGACTACACGCAGGCCTGGACACCTCTGCCGGACGCCGGGTGGTCGGCGCGGAGTTTCCCTGCGACGGTCGCCCTGCCCGACGGCACCATCGTCCTCATGGGCGGCCGTGAATGGCCCGCCTACACAAACGACACCTGGCAGTCAACAGACGGCGGCAGGACGTGGATAGAGGTGAACGCGAGTTCAGGGTGGACGGCACGGTCCGGCCATACCGCCGTCGCTCTCCCCGATGGCACCATCGTCCTCATGGGCGGTTTCGACGGCATCGCCGAACAGAACGACACCTGGGTTTCGACCGATAGGGGCGTTACGTGGGAGCAGGTGAACGCGAGTTCAGGGTGGACGGCGCGGCAGGCCCATACGGCGGTCGCCCTCCCCGACGGGAGCGTCGTCCTCATGGGCGGGTGCGACGACACCGGATTTCTGAACGATGTCTGGCGGTCGGAGGACGGCGGCGTGACGTGGACGAAGCTGCCGGACGCCGGGTGGTCGAAAAGGATGTACCCGGAGAGTGTCGCCATGCCGGACGGGAGCATCCTCCTCATGGGCGGTTCCAGCGGCGGCCCCACCGGCGGATTACGCAACGATGTCTGGCGGTCGGAGGACGGCGGCAGGACATGGACGGAGCTGCCCCGCGCCGGGTGGTCGGAAAGAATGCAGCCCCGCAGCGTCGCGCTTGCCGACGGCAGCGTCCTCCTCATGGGAGGGTATGACGGCGGGTGTACGAATGACATATGGAGATCGACCGATGACGGCGCAACCTGGACACGGGTGCCCGATGCCGGGTGGACGGGACGGAGCGGCCACACCGCCGTCGCCCTGCCCGACGGGAGCGTCGTCGTCATGGGGGGGTACGACGGCACCGATAGAAACGACGTCTGGCAGTTCCGGCCCGCCGGGTCGACCGACCAGGACCCCACGCACACCTACGAGGCCGCAGGCACCTACACCGTCACCCTCCGGGCGTTCAATGCCGGCGGGTATACGCGGGCGACCCGCGAGATCACGGCCACGGCACCGGTCGCACCGACGGCGGCGTTCACCGGCACGCCGCTGTCCGGCACCGCGCCTCTCACCGTCGCCTTCACCGACACGTCGACCGGCGATCCGACCGGGCGGACCTGGTTCTTCGGCGACGAGGACTACACGGAGGAGTGGACGCCGCTCCCTGATGCCGCGTGGCCGGCACGGATCTGTTTCAGCAGCGTGGCGACGCCCGACGGCACCATCATCATCATGGGCGGGTGGGACGAGACCACCAATCTGAACGACGTCTGGCGGTCGGCCGACGGCGGCGAAACCTGGACGAAAGCAAGGGATGCCCGGTGGTCGGCACGGTCCCATCACGCCGGCGTTGCTCTCCCCGACGGGAGCATCGTCCTCATGGGCGGTTCGGACACCGCGAGCAGGAACGACACCTGGATCTCGATAGATAAGGGCATGACCTGGACGCTCCAGAACGCGAGTTCGGGGTGGACGGCACGGGGCGACTCCGCCGCCGTCGCCCTCCCCGACGGGAGCATCGTCCTGATGGGCGGTTCCGACCCCCAGTGGAAGAACGACACCTGGATCTCGACCGACAGGGGCGCAACATGGACGCTCCAGAACGCGAGTTCGGGATGGACGGGACGGATCTTCCACAGCAGCGTCGCCATGCCCGACGGGAGCATCATCCTCACGGGAGGTCTCGACGGCACCGCCCGCCTGAACGACACCTGGCGCTCGACGGACGGGGGCGTGACCTGGACGCTGATGAACGCGAGTTCCGGGTGGGCGGGACGGACCTCCCACAGCATGGTCGCCATGCCCGACGGGAGCGTCCTCCTCATGGGCGGGTGGAACGGCACGCCCCTCCACGACGTCTGGCGGTCGGAGGACAACGGCGCAACCTGGACGAGACTGCCCGACGCCGCGTGGTCGGGACGGTATTATCACGCCGGCGTCGCCCTCCCCGACGGGAGTGTCGTCGTCATGGGCGGTACCGATAACGACGCCAGCCTGAACGACGTCTGGCGTCTCACGCCCGCCGGTTCGACCGACCAGAACCCGTCGCACACCTACACGACGCCGGGCACCTACACGGTCACGCTGCAGGCGTTCAATGCCGGCGGGTATACGCGGGCGACCGGGACGGTCACGGTCAGGGCGCCGTCGTCGGGTGGCGGCGACGATGACGACTCGTGGACGGCACCGGCGGCGCAGTCGCTCACCACACGCGACGTGACCGTGAGCGGGAGATCGGCCGTGAGCCGGGTCAATGTCACCGGCACCGGGATCTCCGGGATCATCGTCACCGGCACGGTGCGGTCTTCTCCGGGATCCGGCGTCCCTCCGGCGCCTGGCAGCGTCTTCGAGTACGTCGATCTCGTGCCGGCCCGGTACACGAACATCACCGGCGCGACAGTCACCTTCACGGTCCCGGTCGCATGGCTGGAGGAGCACCGCCTCTCCCCGACCGACGTCGTGCTGTACCACTATGCCAACGCCACCTGGACCGCCCTGCCGACGACGGTCGGGGCGACGGCCGACGGGCAGGTTGGCTTCACGGCGACGAGTCCGGGCTTCTCCCTCTACGCGATCTCCGGAGTAGCGGAAGTCCCGGCAGAACCGACAACAATTCCGACACCGGCGGCGACGGCCTCGCCCGCGACGCCGGTGACGACGGCGGAGGAGACCACGGCCGTGCCGATGACGCAGCAGGCGGCGCCCGCTCTCCCCCTGGCGGCGATCGCGGTCGGCGGCGGGTTCCTCCTCAGGCGCCGGCGGATGCGGCGGCAGTAG
- a CDS encoding UbiA family prenyltransferase, with amino-acid sequence MTLRAYADLLRIHFAFAWPLLFCSGLVLAFGTYQNFSWPLVVTAALIGLFGFEAGMVLNDYVDRERDTRDVEGRLTRYWRLFGTRPLAEGEIPATHALGLFLILALLALALIATLPYPHSLWVAAIMGYSYAVEVFYQVKKRDQTFPIAQVVGRTDFALFPVAGYLVAGTPDLTALLYFLFFYPYALAHLGANDLVDVENDRARGMRTVPLLYGMRAGVLWIAGFTALHGVAALLFAGVLGPTARAGLLVGFVMLLVANFVILRKRTPEAAMRVLPLFHLAMTVYAAGMVLGAVW; translated from the coding sequence ATGACCCTCCGCGCCTACGCCGACCTCCTGCGCATCCACTTCGCCTTCGCCTGGCCGCTCCTCTTCTGCTCAGGCCTCGTCCTCGCCTTCGGCACCTACCAAAACTTCTCCTGGCCCCTCGTCGTCACCGCCGCCCTCATCGGCCTCTTCGGCTTCGAGGCCGGGATGGTGCTCAACGACTACGTGGACCGCGAACGCGACACGCGGGACGTCGAAGGACGACTGACCCGGTACTGGCGGCTCTTCGGGACACGCCCCCTTGCCGAAGGAGAGATCCCCGCGACGCACGCCCTCGGCCTCTTCCTCATCCTTGCTCTTCTCGCGCTCGCCCTCATCGCCACCCTGCCCTACCCCCACTCCCTCTGGGTGGCCGCGATCATGGGATACAGCTACGCCGTCGAGGTCTTCTACCAGGTGAAGAAGCGGGACCAGACGTTCCCGATTGCCCAGGTCGTCGGGCGGACCGACTTCGCCCTCTTCCCGGTCGCGGGCTACCTCGTCGCGGGGACGCCGGACCTCACCGCCCTCCTCTACTTCCTCTTCTTCTACCCCTACGCCCTCGCCCACCTCGGCGCAAACGACCTCGTCGACGTGGAGAACGACCGGGCCAGGGGGATGCGGACGGTCCCGCTGCTGTACGGGATGCGTGCAGGGGTTCTCTGGATCGCCGGGTTCACCGCGCTCCACGGCGTTGCGGCCCTCCTCTTCGCCGGAGTGCTCGGCCCGACGGCGCGGGCCGGACTGCTCGTCGGGTTTGTCATGCTCCTCGTTGCGAACTTCGTCATCCTCAGGAAAAGGACGCCGGAGGCGGCGATGCGGGTGCTCCCCCTCTTTCACCTGGCGATGACGGTGTACGCCGCGGGGATGGTCCTCGGGGCCGTGTGGTGA